The Methanoculleus taiwanensis nucleotide sequence GGAGAGGATACCCATAAAGGAGATCATAAGGTACATCGAGGTCAGGAACGGATCGAGATCGGCCCGGATCGTCCCGTCATCGATCCCCTCCCGGATCGCATCCGCCAGGATCAGGCGGCAGGTGCCGTACCCCTTTCCGATCTCTGCGGTGTACGGGTTTTCTTTCGAGAACCGTTCGGATCCGTAAAAGTGGATCAGCCGAAGATACTCCGGGTGGTCCTGTGAAAACTGGTAGTACGCCTGGCCCATCAGGGCGACCTTGACGACTCCGGGAACCTGCTTATCCATGCACTCCGTGTATTTTTCCGTAAGGATCCGGACGCCCCGGAGCACGATAGTGGCGAAAAGAGCCTCCTTACTGTTAAAATAGAGGTAGATGGTAGCCTTATTCAGTTCGACCTCACGGGCGATATCGTCCATGGAGACGTCTTCGTACCGCCGGGAAAAAAAGAGACGTTCGGCCGCATCGATGATCTCGGTCTTCCGCTGTTCCTTTTCCCGTTGTCGTCTATCGGAGATTCCCATGCTCTCACCCAACCTTGCTATACAAAGTATTCCGGATCCTTTCGTTCCTGATACAGGGTATGCAGCCTCTTTGAAGCGTCCTTAACCAGGCCTGGTTTCATGGTTCTGGCGTTTTCCGGGCATTTCCTGATACACGCACAGCAGGTGATGCATCTCTCCTGATCGATCACCGTACAATCGTCTGCATCGATAGCGCCCACCGGACAGACTGCTGCGCAGACGCCGCAGTGCGAACACGCATCACTGACGGCGATAAAATCGACCGTCCATAGTGTTGGGTCTCCCCGGTAGGGGTACTCGCCCGGAACCTGCACCCCTGAAAGCCGGGAGGCCGACGAGGCAGACTGCAGTTTCTCCCGGATTGTCCGTCCGAACATCTCTGCGTGGCGCAGGTCGTCCTCATCGGGACGCCCCTGTGCCGTCGGTGTCTCGGCATTTGAGAATGAGTGTTCTCCGATATAGGCCGCACCGGCAACGGGCAGACACCCGTGTTCCATTACGGTATTCGTCAGTTCGAGGAGTGCATCGTCGTAGACCCGATTCCCGTAGACGACGACACAGACCGCAGGCGTATGGTGAGCCTGCAGTGCCTGCAGCCACTCCATTACGAGGGCCGGCACTCTCCCCATATACACCGGCACGGCAACAACCAGCAATTCATCCTCCGATGCCTTGAGCGGTTCTTTCCGGGCATCCGGCAGGGTAATGTCGATGAGTTCCACCGTGCTGTGGTTTATTCCTCGTGCAATACCCTGCACCACCGCTTTCGTTGTTCCCGTCGGTGAGAAATATACCAGTTTCACCGATGCTATGTTCATACGATCTCCTCCGTCTGACTAGCGCGTGCCATCATCTTCAGTAGCCAGGCCATGTTCTTTCCGACCTCTTTTGCCCGTGCTATGCCTTCTTCATCCTTCAGGACGTCGCCGATATCCCGGCCGATACCGATCGCCGGGATTCCCGGGACGATCATCCCGCTGTAGAGCATGAAATGCAGCAGGGTATCGACGGTATGGTTCGCACCGGATCGCCGCACCGCCGCCGCGGCAGTCCCCGCCTTGCGCCGGAACAGCCCGCCGTTTGCCCTGGATACAACGCCTGCCCGGTCGATCAGGGCTTTCATCTCGGCTGTGACGTCAAGGAAATAGACCGGGGAGCCGAGGATGATCCCGTCGGCGTCGATCATCTTCCCGATGCAGTCGTTCACGATATCGTCGTCAAAGACGCACCGGCGGTCACGGTTCTCGTAACATCTCCGGCAATCCGTGCATCCCCGGATCAGCTGCCCGCCGACCCGGACAAGTTCCGTCTCGATGCCTTCGTGCTCAAGTTCGTCGAAGATATGCCGGATCAGGATGGACGTGTTGCCGTCTCTCCGGGGGCTCCCATTAAATGCAACAACTTTTGGTTTTCTCATCTCTGTTCACCCTTTTTCCTTCACTGCAATTCCGGTACGCTGACGGCAGCTGCCCAGTCGTCGATGAGCGCACGGGTGATACCGAACTTCGGCGGAAGATCCGGGAGATGGTCCCGGTCGAACCAGACAGCGCTCTCAATCTCAACGCCGTCCGGGGCAGTCTCGCCTCCGTCGTAGTCGGCGACGAACCCGAGCATGAGTGAATCGGGGAACGGCCACGGTTCGCTTGCACGATACCGGATATTTTTGATCGCAATCCCCGCCTCCTCACGGACTTCGCGGCGTACGGCATCCTCGATCGTCTCGCCGGGCTCGACAAAACCGGCGATGAGGCCGTACCTGCCGGGTGCCGCCCCGGTTCCCCGGACCATGAGGACAGCGTTGTCGTTTCGTACGAGGACGATGACCGCCGGGGAGAGCCGGGGATAGGTGACCCGGCGGCAGGACGGACAGATTTTGGCCCGCTCGGTTTTCGCAGGTTCTGTCGGCATGCCGCACCTCCCGCAGAACCGGGTGGTCCGGTCGTAGTCGATTATCTGAACCGCAAGCCCGGCAACGGCAAGTTCCTCGTCCGGGATGAGCCCGGCAAGTTCGCGTACACCGGAGTATGCCAGCCCTTCGGGCAGAGGCAGGTCGCCGACCTCGACGGCATAGCAGGGAACCGATCCCCGGTGGCCGAGGTACCGGGCATCCCTCTTGAGCCCTTCCGGAAGATCCGCCGATACCTTTTCAAGGATGGTCGGCGTGCTCCCTTTCCTGACGCAGACGCTTCCGTCACGGACAAAGATCAGGCATGCATCTTCGGGGAGCAGGTCCGGTTCCGGGTACTGCTTATGCAGGCAGTCGACTGCAAACCGCGCCGTATGATCCATGGCAGACTCCAATTCCCGTAACGCCGATCCCTGGTGCAGGGCTGTGTCCGGTATCCTGCAGAGTCCCATCATCAGGACTCGTTCGTATCAAAGACAGCGGTATCACGCTACTCTTCCTGCCATCAGGCCCTGGCCTTTCCTTTCTCTCCACAGGATTCCCCTTTTTTGGTGAGTCTCCATCTGATTCATCCCTCTCCCATAGGGAGGTATACGCTCCTGGATTCTGCCCGGGGGCAGATCCGCC carries:
- a CDS encoding flavodoxin family protein; translated protein: MRKPKVVAFNGSPRRDGNTSILIRHIFDELEHEGIETELVRVGGQLIRGCTDCRRCYENRDRRCVFDDDIVNDCIGKMIDADGIILGSPVYFLDVTAEMKALIDRAGVVSRANGGLFRRKAGTAAAAVRRSGANHTVDTLLHFMLYSGMIVPGIPAIGIGRDIGDVLKDEEGIARAKEVGKNMAWLLKMMARASQTEEIV
- a CDS encoding TetR/AcrR family transcriptional regulator; protein product: MGISDRRQREKEQRKTEIIDAAERLFFSRRYEDVSMDDIAREVELNKATIYLYFNSKEALFATIVLRGVRILTEKYTECMDKQVPGVVKVALMGQAYYQFSQDHPEYLRLIHFYGSERFSKENPYTAEIGKGYGTCRLILADAIREGIDDGTIRADLDPFLTSMYLMISFMGILSLENRWKLVIEAEGFTYEQFASAFFRFITPAIASGEKSHAMDVTEFEPFGFFLTEPASPQKREES
- the nudC gene encoding NAD(+) diphosphatase → MDHTARFAVDCLHKQYPEPDLLPEDACLIFVRDGSVCVRKGSTPTILEKVSADLPEGLKRDARYLGHRGSVPCYAVEVGDLPLPEGLAYSGVRELAGLIPDEELAVAGLAVQIIDYDRTTRFCGRCGMPTEPAKTERAKICPSCRRVTYPRLSPAVIVLVRNDNAVLMVRGTGAAPGRYGLIAGFVEPGETIEDAVRREVREEAGIAIKNIRYRASEPWPFPDSLMLGFVADYDGGETAPDGVEIESAVWFDRDHLPDLPPKFGITRALIDDWAAAVSVPELQ
- a CDS encoding EFR1 family ferrodoxin (N-terminal region resembles flavodoxins. C-terminal ferrodoxin region binds two 4Fe-4S clusters.); its protein translation is MNIASVKLVYFSPTGTTKAVVQGIARGINHSTVELIDITLPDARKEPLKASEDELLVVAVPVYMGRVPALVMEWLQALQAHHTPAVCVVVYGNRVYDDALLELTNTVMEHGCLPVAGAAYIGEHSFSNAETPTAQGRPDEDDLRHAEMFGRTIREKLQSASSASRLSGVQVPGEYPYRGDPTLWTVDFIAVSDACSHCGVCAAVCPVGAIDADDCTVIDQERCITCCACIRKCPENARTMKPGLVKDASKRLHTLYQERKDPEYFV